One Tachysurus fulvidraco isolate hzauxx_2018 chromosome 2, HZAU_PFXX_2.0, whole genome shotgun sequence DNA segment encodes these proteins:
- the elavl1b gene encoding ELAV-like protein 1b isoform X1, with the protein MAVRRGHIRYLKVCEVQSQGNDRDLQQLGKGASMKTPEGLSPSFFEQDAYSLPNGFESHLGDEPKDAKTNLIVNYLPQNMSQDELRSLFSSIGEVESAKLIRDKMGGHSLGYGFVNYINPSDAERAISTLNGLRLQSKTIKVSYARPSSDSIKDANLYISGLPKTMTQKDVEDLFTQYGRIINSRVLVDQASGKGLSRGVAFIRFDRRIEAEDAIKGLNGQKPPGASEPITVKFAANPNQAKNSQLLSQFYHTQSRRFGGPVHHQTQRFRFSPMSVDHMSSVSSMNVSGSSTPGWCIFIYNLGQDCDEGLLWQMFGPFGAVTNVKVIRDFNTNKCRGFGFVTMTNYEEAAMAIASLNGYRLGDKVLQVSFKTSKSHK; encoded by the exons ATGGCTGTTAGAAGGGGACACATAAGATACCTGAAG GTTTGTGAGGTGCAGAGCCAAGGTAATGACAGAGATTTGCAGCAACTTGGCAAGGGAGCCAGCATGAAG ACTCCTGAAGGACTTTCTCCTTCATTTTTTGAGCAGGACGCCTACAGCCTTCCTAATGGTTTTGAAAGCCACTTAGGAGACGAGCCAAAAGATGCTAAAACTAACCTGATAGTCAATTACTTGCCGCAGAACATGTCGCAGGATGAGCTGCGTAGTCTGTTCAGCAGCATCGGTGAGGTGGAGTCTGCCAAACTTATTCGGGACAAAATGGGAG gcCACAGTTTAGGGTACGGATTTGTTAACTATATTAACCCTAGTGATGCAGAAAGGGCAATCAGTACTCTCAATGGGCTGAGACTACAGTCTAAAACTATCAAG GTCTCTTATGCCAGGCCAAGCTCTGACTCAATTAAAGATGCCAATCTTTACATTAGTGGCTTGCCCAAGACCATGACCCAGAAAGATGTGGAAGACCTATTTACCCAGTATGGACGCATCATAAACTCAAGGGTGCTGGTAGATCAGGCTTCAGGTAAAG GCTTGTCACGTGGAGTCGCCTTCATTCGCTTTGACAGGAGAATTGAAGCAGAAGATGCCATTAAAGGTCTGAATGGTCAGAAGCCCCCTGGAGCGTCTGAGCCCATCACAGTGAAGTTTGCAGCAAATCCCAACCAGGCAAAGAACTCGcagctgctttcccagttctaTCACACACAGTCTCGGCGCTTTGGAGGCCCTGTTCATCACCAGACTCAGAGGTTCAG GTTCTCACCAATGAGTGTAGACCACATGAGTAGTGTTTCTAGCATGAACGTATCCGGGAGCTCGACCCCTGGCTGGTGCATCTTTATTTACAATCTGGGTCAAGATTGCGACGAAGGCCTGCTGTGGCAGATGTTCGGCCCCTTCGGCGCAGTCACCAACGTCAAAGTCATCCGCGACTTCAACACCAACAAATGCAGAGGTTTTGGTTTCGTCACAATGACCAATTACGAAGAGGCAGCCATGGCCATCGCCAGCCTCAACGGATACCGTCTGGGAGACAAGGTCCTCCAGGTCTCCTTCAAGACCAGCAAGTCTCACAAATAA
- the elavl1b gene encoding ELAV-like protein 1b isoform X2 — MAVRRGHIRYLKVCEVQSQGNDRDLQQLGKGASMKTPEGLSPSFFEQDAYSLPNGFESHLGDEPKDAKTNLIVNYLPQNMSQDELRSLFSSIGEVESAKLIRDKMGGHSLGYGFVNYINPSDAERAISTLNGLRLQSKTIKVSYARPSSDSIKDANLYISGLPKTMTQKDVEDLFTQYGRIINSRVLVDQASGLSRGVAFIRFDRRIEAEDAIKGLNGQKPPGASEPITVKFAANPNQAKNSQLLSQFYHTQSRRFGGPVHHQTQRFRFSPMSVDHMSSVSSMNVSGSSTPGWCIFIYNLGQDCDEGLLWQMFGPFGAVTNVKVIRDFNTNKCRGFGFVTMTNYEEAAMAIASLNGYRLGDKVLQVSFKTSKSHK; from the exons ATGGCTGTTAGAAGGGGACACATAAGATACCTGAAG GTTTGTGAGGTGCAGAGCCAAGGTAATGACAGAGATTTGCAGCAACTTGGCAAGGGAGCCAGCATGAAG ACTCCTGAAGGACTTTCTCCTTCATTTTTTGAGCAGGACGCCTACAGCCTTCCTAATGGTTTTGAAAGCCACTTAGGAGACGAGCCAAAAGATGCTAAAACTAACCTGATAGTCAATTACTTGCCGCAGAACATGTCGCAGGATGAGCTGCGTAGTCTGTTCAGCAGCATCGGTGAGGTGGAGTCTGCCAAACTTATTCGGGACAAAATGGGAG gcCACAGTTTAGGGTACGGATTTGTTAACTATATTAACCCTAGTGATGCAGAAAGGGCAATCAGTACTCTCAATGGGCTGAGACTACAGTCTAAAACTATCAAG GTCTCTTATGCCAGGCCAAGCTCTGACTCAATTAAAGATGCCAATCTTTACATTAGTGGCTTGCCCAAGACCATGACCCAGAAAGATGTGGAAGACCTATTTACCCAGTATGGACGCATCATAAACTCAAGGGTGCTGGTAGATCAGGCTTCAG GCTTGTCACGTGGAGTCGCCTTCATTCGCTTTGACAGGAGAATTGAAGCAGAAGATGCCATTAAAGGTCTGAATGGTCAGAAGCCCCCTGGAGCGTCTGAGCCCATCACAGTGAAGTTTGCAGCAAATCCCAACCAGGCAAAGAACTCGcagctgctttcccagttctaTCACACACAGTCTCGGCGCTTTGGAGGCCCTGTTCATCACCAGACTCAGAGGTTCAG GTTCTCACCAATGAGTGTAGACCACATGAGTAGTGTTTCTAGCATGAACGTATCCGGGAGCTCGACCCCTGGCTGGTGCATCTTTATTTACAATCTGGGTCAAGATTGCGACGAAGGCCTGCTGTGGCAGATGTTCGGCCCCTTCGGCGCAGTCACCAACGTCAAAGTCATCCGCGACTTCAACACCAACAAATGCAGAGGTTTTGGTTTCGTCACAATGACCAATTACGAAGAGGCAGCCATGGCCATCGCCAGCCTCAACGGATACCGTCTGGGAGACAAGGTCCTCCAGGTCTCCTTCAAGACCAGCAAGTCTCACAAATAA
- the elavl1b gene encoding ELAV-like protein 1b isoform X3 — protein MSCVVCSAASVRWSLPNLFGTKWEVSYARPSSDSIKDANLYISGLPKTMTQKDVEDLFTQYGRIINSRVLVDQASGLSRGVAFIRFDRRIEAEDAIKGLNGQKPPGASEPITVKFAANPNQAKNSQLLSQFYHTQSRRFGGPVHHQTQRFRFSPMSVDHMSSVSSMNVSGSSTPGWCIFIYNLGQDCDEGLLWQMFGPFGAVTNVKVIRDFNTNKCRGFGFVTMTNYEEAAMAIASLNGYRLGDKVLQVSFKTSKSHK, from the exons ATGAGCTGCGTAGTCTGTTCAGCAGCATCGGTGAGGTGGAGTCTGCCAAACTTATTCGGGACAAAATGGGAG GTCTCTTATGCCAGGCCAAGCTCTGACTCAATTAAAGATGCCAATCTTTACATTAGTGGCTTGCCCAAGACCATGACCCAGAAAGATGTGGAAGACCTATTTACCCAGTATGGACGCATCATAAACTCAAGGGTGCTGGTAGATCAGGCTTCAG GCTTGTCACGTGGAGTCGCCTTCATTCGCTTTGACAGGAGAATTGAAGCAGAAGATGCCATTAAAGGTCTGAATGGTCAGAAGCCCCCTGGAGCGTCTGAGCCCATCACAGTGAAGTTTGCAGCAAATCCCAACCAGGCAAAGAACTCGcagctgctttcccagttctaTCACACACAGTCTCGGCGCTTTGGAGGCCCTGTTCATCACCAGACTCAGAGGTTCAG GTTCTCACCAATGAGTGTAGACCACATGAGTAGTGTTTCTAGCATGAACGTATCCGGGAGCTCGACCCCTGGCTGGTGCATCTTTATTTACAATCTGGGTCAAGATTGCGACGAAGGCCTGCTGTGGCAGATGTTCGGCCCCTTCGGCGCAGTCACCAACGTCAAAGTCATCCGCGACTTCAACACCAACAAATGCAGAGGTTTTGGTTTCGTCACAATGACCAATTACGAAGAGGCAGCCATGGCCATCGCCAGCCTCAACGGATACCGTCTGGGAGACAAGGTCCTCCAGGTCTCCTTCAAGACCAGCAAGTCTCACAAATAA